A DNA window from candidate division TA06 bacterium contains the following coding sequences:
- a CDS encoding GIY-YIG nuclease family protein: protein MNERQPTVYILASRRNGTLYTGVTTNLAKRV from the coding sequence ATGAACGAGAGACAACCGACCGTTTACATTCTCGCAAGTAGGCGCAACGGAACGCTCTACACCGGCGTGACTACCAACCTTGCCAAACGCGTCT